The following are encoded in a window of Dysidea avara chromosome 4, odDysAvar1.4, whole genome shotgun sequence genomic DNA:
- the LOC136252979 gene encoding RING finger protein nhl-1-like isoform X2 has product MAAVPYVHETEIGETSRRSSAHHNKMTTTLRDYTKIKVQNCQLITQYGGKKFQCPHDITTTTNDDVVVLDNYNNDVVVFDNNIKLIRSFGQGSGDSKLNNPLGVAVGHNVIAVSEYDDHVVKKFTLQGDYLSKFGSYGSGNGQFNNPQGLTFNSKGLLYVVDYTNCRIQVFGNNNITFLFKFGSKGSNPGQFQDPCYIAMDSSDQVYVTDCSSSGGIIVFSEDGHFIKKINCNRPWAICLTPDDYIITNDDNTLTVFSPTHQLITKFGTTGSRRGQFNDILGIAINSVGTIFVTDSSNQRLQVITT; this is encoded by the coding sequence AATGACAACGACATTGAGAGACTACACTAAAATTAAAGTACAAAATTGTCAACTGATCACACAATATGGAGGGAAGAAGTTTCAGTGTCCACATGATATTACCACCACCACTAATGATGATGTTGTTGTGCTagacaattacaataatgatgtaGTAGTGTTTGATAATAACATTAAGTTGATCAGATCATTTGGTCAAGGAAGTGGAGATAGTAAACTGAACAATCCTCTAGGTGTAGCTGTAGGTCACAATGTAATAGCAGTCAGTGAGTATGATGATCATGTGGTGAAGAAGTTTACTCTACAAGGAGACTACCTATCAAAGTTTGGCTCCTATGGCAGTGGAAATGGCCAATTTAATAATCCTCAAGGACTAACGTTTAATAGTAAAGGATTACTATATGTGGTGGACTATACTAACTGTAGAATTCAGGTATTTGgtaacaataatattacattttTATTCAAATTTGGCTCCAAAGGATCTAATCCAGGACAGTTTCAGGATCCATGTTATATTGCCATGGACAGCAGTGACCAAGTGTATGTGACtgactgtagtagtagtggaggAATAATTGTGTTTAGTGAAGATGGTCACTTTATCAAGAAGATCAATTGTAACAGGCCATGGGCTATTTGTCTTACTCCTGATGATTATATAATAACTAATGATGATAACACCCTCACAGTGTTCAGCCCCACCCACCAGTTGATTACTAAGTTTGGAACAACAGGAAGTCGAAGAGGACAATTCAATGACATCCTTGGTATAGCAATCAACAGTGTTGGTACTATCTTTGTTACAGACTCTAGTAATCAACGTCTTCAAGTTATTACCACTTGA